The genomic DNA GTTGAACCTCGGACGGTGGTCGAAGGTGTACCAGCCGCGCTCGCCACCGCGATTCGAGGCGTTTCCGTAGTGGTAGAACTCCCAGCCGTGCTTCGCTCGGATCTCGTCGGTCACGTGGGGCAGGAGGCCTTCGCGGAGGAATGCGTCGATCTCCGGAGGCGTGTTGGGATGCAGGGGAGGGGAATAGGTGAGATGGTAGGCGTGGCGAGTGCCGTTCGTCGTGTGCAGGTCGACGGCCACGTCCGGATCGTAGTCGTTGAAGAGCCGGGCCACCGACCTGGCCTCGGGCGAGTCCAGCTTCATGTGATCGCGGTTCAGGTCGAGCCCCTGGGCGTTCGGTCGCTGTCCCATGCCCCCGATCGGGCCGTGCTGGCGACCGCGATTGGTCAGCGTCACCCGCTCGTTCCCGTCGGCGTTGTAGATGGGCGCGAACAAAAGGACCATCGACTCGCGCCACTCCTCGTGATCCCCCTCCACGAGATCGCGGAGCAGCATCTGGAGCGCTTCCTTTCCGCAGACCTCGCCCGCATGGATGTTGCCCTGGAGGTAGACGACGGTCCTTCCGGAGGCGCGGACGGCCTCGGGCGACGGATCGTCGAGCTCCCCGACCACCGCCATCGGCAGCGCGCGTCCCTCGTTGGTGTGGCCGAAGGTGGTGTAGTGAACCGACGGATCGGCTTCGGCGGCGCGGCGCAGGAAGTCGACCACTTCGGCGTAGGAGCTTGTCTCGCGGAACTCGGTCCGTTCGGCGCGAGTGAGGAGGGGCTCCTGACCGTCGGCGGCGCAAGCGGCGAGCGTCGCTCCGAGAAGAACGAAAGTCGGTGGGTTCCTGAGGAGGAGTT from Gemmatimonadota bacterium includes the following:
- a CDS encoding M14 family metallopeptidase, translated to MKLLLRNPPTFVLLGATLAACAADGQEPLLTRAERTEFRETSSYAEVVDFLRRAAEADPSVHYTTFGHTNEGRALPMAVVGELDDPSPEAVRASGRTVVYLQGNIHAGEVCGKEALQMLLRDLVEGDHEEWRESMVLLFAPIYNADGNERVTLTNRGRQHGPIGGMGQRPNAQGLDLNRDHMKLDSPEARSVARLFNDYDPDVAVDLHTTNGTRHAYHLTYSPPLHPNTPPEIDAFLREGLLPHVTDEIRAKHGWEFYHYGNASNRGGERGWYTFDHRPRFNNNYIGLRNRIAILSEAYSYASFEDRVTATLYFVEEILDYVHENAAEVRRIVADADESLTAGDSLALRAAHRRSETPVDILMGATVEETHPLTGRPLLLRADTTYVEPMHEYVSFAPALMERVPEAYLIPAELEDVLVRLEAHGVVLEPAGSVELEAETFRIDSVSTTERAFQGRNEQTLFGSYRATTLTPAHGDMTARTDQPLGRLLFGLLEPRSDDGFANWGFLADRLEAGGAYPVARVPGG